The genomic window TGACGACCGCACGAATGTCGTCTTCGACGGCGCAGTCATCGCCGGACTTCAATTGTCCCACGTTGATCACCATATCAACCTCGCGGGCTCCGTCAAAGATCGCCCGCCTGGCCTCATACGCCTTAACGTCCGGCAGGGTCGCGCCAAGCGGAAAGCCGATCACTGTGCATACAGGCACGCCGCTTCCCTTTAGGAACTCCGCTGCCTGCTTGACCCATGCGGGATTAACGCAAACGGACGCAAAGCCGTATTGTGCGGCCTCTTCGCAAAGCTTTTTGATGTCTTTGTATGAAGCCTCGGGTTTGAGCAGCGTGTGATCGATCAGGCTTGCCCAATCGCGAGCGGTCGCGGTTTCGCCAAGAACGATGCCGATCCGCTGGGCACCCGCATCGACAATGCGTTCAACATCGGCACGGCAGAACGTCGGATACGATTCTTCGCCCGACATTTTTGCCATCACCATGTCGGTGATCTGGTCTATCAGCTGGTTGTAATCGGCATTTTTCTGCATCACTTCACCGCATTTGTCATCCTACTTAAACCATCCGTAAGGTCATTTTATCACGAACGGTACTGCCTATCGATCGCATCGATCTTGCCTACGCGCTTCTTGTGCCTCTCCTCCGATATTTCGGTGGTAAGAAATGCCTCGACGATAGCCTTGACCTCCTCGAACGAATTCTGCCCGGAGCCGAGCGTCAAGATATTCGCTCCGTTGTGCTCTCGCGAATTCTTCGCAAGCGCGACGGAGTATACCTGCGCCGCACGCACGCCCGGAACTTTGTTCGCTGCCATTGCACTCCCGATGCCTGCACCGTCAATAATGATCCCGACGTCCGCCTGCTTGCCGCTGACCGCACGGGCCACCGCGTGTGCAAAGTCAGGATAATCGACCGCATCCTCGGTCTCGGTGCCGAAATCACGCACATTCAAGCCAAGATCGCCAAGAAAGACCTTAAGCTGTTCCTTGAACTTAAAACCGCCGTGGTCGCACCCTATCGCCACCGAACGCACCTTTATACCTGAGCTTCGCGGGTGCTTGCGGATCAGCACGATATTCAGGTCGCGAACCAGATCGCTTGCCAGCGGCGTGAATTTCACATCCGCGGCGACACGCACGCGAGATCCTTCTTCAAGCCCTCGAAGGTCATTCTCCGTGATCAGAGTTTTTGACGATTCGTCGCGCTCCCATTCACGTTCGGCCCTATCCCGCAGCGAATTTACAACAATATGCTGCGGCGGGTGTGCTTCAGGCTCAACCGAGGTTCTCGCTTCACCCGGAACGGCAGCTAACACTTGACGCACAAGCTCACGGACGCGATCTCGTTTCTCACTATCAGTTTCGTTCATTTACAGGCCAAAAAGCTGTTCTTGCTCACCGGACTTGAAACGCTTCTCTGTTTGAAATAGTATTTCCAAAATTCGATTCTTTCAAACAGCGAGGAACAACATGACCTCAGAATTCGCTCAGGCCGTGTCAACAGAGTTTAGCAACCCAAATTTCGAAATATTGTACAGTGCGGAACGGATCAACGAGCGTATTTGCGAACTCGGCGCACAACTCACCGCAGAATATGCAGGCAAAGAACTTGTTCTCGTCAGCGTTCTCAAGGGATCGTGCGTCTTTCTCGCCGATCTTATGCGTGTGATCGACCTGCCGCTGACGATCGACTTTATGTCCGTATCATCATACAAGGACGGGACCGTCTCTACCGGCGACGTTGAGATCTTGAAGGATCTTTCAAATCCGATCCGCGGCAAACATGTGCTTGTGGTCGAAGATATCGTCGATACCGGACTTACCTTAACGAGGCTGATCGAGATACTCGGTTCGCGCGGCGCGGCGTCTATCAAGATAGCGACTTTCCTTGATAAGCCTGAGCCTAGGATAAAGAAAGAACTTATTGTCGATTACACCGGCTTTGTCATTCCGAATAAATTCGTCGTCGGTTACGGCCTTGATGCCGCCGGCCGCTATCGGAACCTGCCGTTCGTCGGGATCGTTACCGACCCGTCCAAGGCGTAAAATTCGGGGAAAACCTTTATTCCTTCTCTTGACCGCATACGGCTATATCCGTATAATCTGATATTTTCGACCATGGCACTCGACATGTGCCTGTCGAACAGGAGCTAACAGAGAAATGAGTTACGCGATCATAAGAACGGGCGGCAAGCAATTCGCGGTCGAAAGCGGACAGACGCTTCGCGTCCCGAAGATCGAAGCAGAAGCCGGAACGAAGGTCGATGTCGAAACGCTTTTTGCTGACGGCAAGGTCGGTGCATCTACGCTGAAGGCAACGGTGGTATCACACGGTAAGGACGATAAGGTCATCGTGTTCAAAAAGAAACGCCGCAAGCAATACAAGCGTAAGCAGGGGCACAGGCAAGGATTTACGGAAATAACGATCGACTGATCGTTGATAAACTAGAGTTATGGCACATAAGAAAGGGGTAGGTTCATCACGCAACGGACGCGACTCAAATGCTCAACGGCTCGGATTGAAGAAATTCGGCGGCCAGCACGTCCTTGGCGGCAATATTCTCGCACGCCAACGCGGCACCAAGTGGAAGCCGGGCAACAACGTGGGGCGCGGCAAGGATGATACGCTGTTCGCTCTGATCGAAGGATTTGTTAAGTTCGAAGATAAGGGCCGTAAGGGCAAATTCATTAGCGTCTATGTCGAAGGCGCTCCGGAACTCGCACCGGCAGCGTAATTGCTGTATTTTTTCTTTTCGAGAGGCTGCCTGAAACGGCGGCCTCTTTGTATTTCCTGCTAAAAAGCGATGGTCCTGAGAACGAATTTTATAAAATTCGGAACAAAACTTGATCGCTGAGATCTTTTTTTTCTTTTTTTTCACGGTCACCCTCTCGCATAAATTTTCCGCCTGTGGAAAACTTCGTCGGATGTAATTGACACTGTCTTTTAGCCTTAGCTGAGAACGCCGTTGCCGAGCCGCGATCCGTACACACCATTATCCACAGGTTTTCCACAGAAAGCCCGTAAATACGGGCTAGAGTTAAAGTATTTTCTACTTGACTTCCGTTTTTTCCGGGTTATTATGTCCATACAGTCGAAGTTGCTCACGGGTACTTTGACCAGCACCGGGAGGTGGATGGGTTGCGGCGACGCATCTCTTCGAAAGACGGCAGGAGCGGAAGCCACCGTTTGAAACGCCCGGAGTTGAAGCCGAAAGGCTTGTGCTGAGAACCGCTAGACAGTTCTCGATCGGCAGGACGCTTCGGCGGATCGCCTGATCTAATGTCACAGGGATAAAAACCTGAGACGCCTTGCGAGAAATGATCAGCTCGAAAGGTGCACAAAAGTCGCTCGCGAAACCTGTTCGCAGCATACGCGAGCCTCGTTGCCGGGGACGTAACCGGCGGTGGAGGAAAAGCCACCAAAACAAAAACCTAACGGCACCTCGACAGCATCCTTGCGGTGCGAACGAGAGAAAGGATCTAAGTTCGCTTTTATTCTTCGTGCTGGCCGGCGATCAAAAGCTCCCCGCAGAGCGTCGTCGGAATAAAAAACAGGCAAGTGCCCTATGTACAAGGGCATTTGCCACACCCTTAGCCCCGCCGGTACGCGAGTCTTCGGAATCGATGCCCAAAGGTGAATAAGGAAAAAACAAAAGCGTTGATCTTTTCAAGCAATTGAAAAGATCAACGCTTTTGTTTTTATGCGCCGTCTTCATCATGATCATCCTTCTGCTCGCTGCCTCGGGCGGACTTTGCACGGGCCTTCGCCATGGCCAATACCGATGGAAGCTGCAGCACCTGTTCCCTTCGGGTTTCGGCCTCGAGGTGCAGCACTCGTGCCGAAAGCAGGTTATTGAGCGAGATCGTGCCAAGCAATCGCGTCGGATCTTCGCGATCAACAACCGGAAACCGCGTAATGCCCGTTGCTGCCATCCTTTCAACGACCGGCCTCAGCGGTTCATCATCAAAGACCACCTGCGGATCGTAATGCGTGATCTCAGAGAGCCGCCCGTTCGGGTCGCGGTCGGCTCTTTGGATAGCAGCGCGTAGGTCGCGGCGGGTTACGACACCTACCAACCTATCGTCCGCGTCCACAACCGGGTACATATGTTGGACTCGATCGGAGAGGTCTGATGATATCAATCGAGCCAACTCCTTATTCGTACGCCCCTCATGCAAGGCGTCAATATCAGTACGCATAACCTCCCGTGCAAATGTTATCTCCATCGGATCGAGTGAATATTCCCGACTCATATGATAACCACGCCGAGCGATCTTTTCTGTAAGGATCGAACGGCCAAGCGTCAGAACGGTAAATGCGTGAGCGATGGTTACCGCAGTAAGCAGCGGAAGAAGCATGTTGATGTCGTGTGTCAACTCCAATGCGAACACGATACCGGTGAACGGGGCCCTCATTGTACCGCCTAAGATCGCACCCATACAGACAAGAGGCCAAAACCCGACGCCTTCTGCAGGCAAGATGCCGCTCAAAACGCCTCCGAGTGCTCCGCCCATCATCAGTAACGGGGCTAGGACGCCGCCGGATGTACCTGAACCGAGGGAAATGATCCAGATCGAGGACTTTACAATAAGCACGCCCATAAGGACCTTGATCGGCGCCTCGGTTTGGAGGAAACCGCGTATCACGTCATAACCGACACCTAAGGACTGCGGAAAGATCAGGCCGCCGACACCAACCGCAACGCCACCGATAGCGGGCCACCACATCCAATGGATCGGAAGCTTGGCAAATGCATCCTCCGATGCATACACGCCCTTCGTCAGCAGAAGCGAGAGAACTCCGGCAAGCACGCCCGCAACGACGCACCCCAACAGTCCGTCAAACCCGACAAATCCCGGGAATGGGCCCGCCGGAAACAGCGGCGCAGGATCGAGGAGATATCGCCGTGCCGTCGTAGCCGCGGCACAGGCAAGAGCGACAGGGATCATACTTCGCGGCTTCCATTCGAACAGCAGCAGTTCGACTGCCAGCAGCACCGATGCTATCGGTGCACCAAAGGTCGCGGCCATTCCGGCGGCTGCACCAGCTACAAGTAAAGTTTTTCTTTCGGAACTTGTAAGCCGAAAGAACTGTGCGATCATCGAGCCGAACGCACCGCCGGTCATAATGATCGGACCTTCCGCTCCGAACGGCCCGCCAGATCCGATCGAGACAGCGGACGAAAGCGGTTTCAGCAATGCGATCTTCGGCTGGACTCGGCTGCCATTCAAAAGGATCGACTCAATAGCCTCGGGAATTCCGTGGCCCCTGATCCTCTCCGATCCGTACCGGGCCATTATTCCGATGATCACGCCGCCAATAACCGGCACAAAGATGATGAGCCAACCAAGCGTATTTCCAGCCGGAGAGACACTTTCGAAACTCAACCGATGATAGAAGAAGACATTTGTAAAGAATGCAATTAACCGCAGCAAGAGCCATGCGATGCCTGCCGCTGCGGTCCCAATTACGATCGCGAGGCCCGAGATGCGAATTATCCGCCGTTTTGTAGTGAAGTCACCGAGATCAGCGGCACTTGAATTCTCAAAGCGTGTCCAAAACCCCGTATTTTCCGCAACGGTACCATCTGTCATTTTCCCCCTCCCTGAATACTCAAAGAAACGAAAATATCATCTTTGGACCTCCGATGCAGGTCTAAAAGCACGAATCGTGCTGCCGCATTTGTTAACCGTTGCCGCCCGCGAATAGAATTGCACTCGGAAGGATGTTTCTTGATCGCGTCAAGATAAGAGTCAAAGCCGGCGACGGCGGCAACGGCGTAACGGCCTTTCGGCGCGAGAAATTCGTGCCTCGCGGCGGCCCTTCGGGCGGCGACGGCGGTGTCGGAGGCAGCGTCTGGATAGAATCGTCAGAGGGCCTCAACACGCTGCTCCATCTGCGCTACAACCCCGAACACAAGGCAGAGCGTGGCCGGCACGGCGAAGGCTCGAATCGTTTTGGAAAAGACGGCGCTGACACGACGGTCGGTGTTCCTGTAGGTACGCAGGTGTTCGATGCCGCGACCGATGAGTTGCTCTTCGATTTTACGGAGCCGGGCCAGCGATACCTTGCAGCAAAGGGCGGCAAGGGCGGCTGGGGCAACGCTCACTTTGCAACTGCGACTCGACAGGCACCAAAATTTCATTACGACGGTCGCCCCGGCGAGGAACGCGAACTCCAACTCGAACTGAAGTTGATCGCCGACGTCGGCCTCGTCGGTTATCCGAACGCCGGCAAATCTACTTTGATCTCGGTGATCTCGGCCGCAAAACCAAAGATCGCCGATTATCCCTTCACGACTCTAGAACCAAATCTCGGCGTTGTGGATATGGGCGATTACCGTACGCTCGTCGTTGCCGATATACCCGGGCTTATCGAAGGTGCATCGGACGGTGCGGGCCTCGGCCATCGATTTCTGCGTCACGTAGAACGCACAAAGCTGATCCTCCACCTTGTTGATATCTCATCGTTGTCGGGCCGCGACCCGGTCAGTGATTACGAGGTCATCAACCGCGAATTGGCGAAATATGATGCTAACCTTGCCGAACGTGAGCAGATCGTGGTCGCCACAAAGATCGACTCGCTAGATGACCCGGAACGCCTTGAGAACCTGAAGGCACGTGTCAAAAAGGATAAGCGCCGATTCTTCGCAATTTCATCGGTCGCAAATCGCGGCATCAAAGAACTGATGACCGCAGTGGCCGACCGTATCTTCAGGCCGGAAGAAGACCGATGAAAATCACTGCGTTCTATGGAGGCTCGTTCGACCCGGTGCACAACGGCCATATCGCGGTCGCACGGCAACTGCTGCAGCACACGCCGCTCGATTCCGTGGTGCTTGTACCGGCATTTCATGCACCTCATAAGGTACGGCTTCAGCCGACATCGGCTTACGATCGCTATGCAATGCTGTGTCTGGCCACCGAGGCTGATCCCGGGATCAGCGTTTCGCGGATGGAGATCGAGGCTCCGGAACGTCCGTATTCACTCGAGACCTTGACCCGCATTCTCGAATCGACGACGCCCGAAGAGGTCTTTTTTGTGATCGGTGCGGATTCTTGGCGTGACATCAGGACGTGGCGGGAATGGGAGACAGTGCTGACAATGGTGAACATACTTGTTGTCACAAGGCCGGGCGTAGAACTCGCCGCCGCCCACGTCTCGGATAAGGTGCGCGATCGGATCATCGACCTTCGAGGATTTGATGACCTGCAATTTTCGAACGGCCTGCACGTTTACTTCACGGACCTTGTGAACATGGACGTTTCAGCGACCGAGATAAGGCAGAAGGTGCGCCGCGATGACGCGTCGTGGCGTAGCGATGTTCCGGCAAACGTTGTAAACTACATTGAAAAGTATCGGATCTATAAGTAATGGAAGAAATTCAGGAGAAATCACTCCAACACAGCACAGCCCGCATTGAACTCGCCGCAAAACCAACATCGTTCAAATCGCTTGATCCCGCACTCCGACTTGCGATCGAGTGCATCGACGAAAAGAAAGGTATTGACATCGTCGGCCTCGACCTGCGCGAAATAGCAAGCTTTACGGAGTTCTTCGTTATTGCAAGCGGAAGCAATCAGCGGCAAGTGCAGGCTATCGCCGACGAGATATCTGAACAGCTAAAGAAACAATGCGGCGTCAGTGCTCTCCGAATCGAAGGATACAATACCGCCGAGTGGATCCTGCTGGATTACGGCGACTTCATCGTCCACCTTTTCGATCGCGACGCGAGAGAGTTCTACGACCTCGCCCGTCTGTGGCGCGATGCTCGAAAGGTCGAGATCGACATTACATGAAACTGCGTTTTCTCTGGGTCGGCAAGACCCGTAACAGGCATTTTGAGGCGCTGCAGTCCGATTATCTGCGGCGCCTTTCGCATTTTGCCAAGTGCGAGGTAACCGAAGTTCGCGACGGCGGCGGCCCCGAAGCTGAAGGCAAACGCATCTTGGAACGCCTCGGCTCGACATCCGCCGTCTGTCTTTTGGATATTAACGGCGAGAAATATACATCACACGGACTGGCTCAACTGATCGAACGCTGGCAGACGGACGGGCGAAAGGAAACGACGTTTATCATCGGTGGTGCCGAAGGGGTCTCTGCTGCGGTTGCCGAACGTGCCGACCATAGGTTATCCTTATCGTTTCTCACATTGACGCACGAGATGGCTCGTGTGATCTTGGCGGAGCAATTATATAGGGCATTTACGATAATAAAGGGCTTTCCGTATCAAAAATGAGTAAATTGAATGTAAAAGAGATCACCAAAAAGCTTCATCATGAGCGTGCCGTACTGATCGATAAGCTGAAAGGGAACGACCTGTCGATCGATGATTCGGAAACGCCGGATCCGGTCGATCTTGCGGTACGCAATTATTCGAAGAATGTAATGCTCGCGGTCTCCGAGAACGAGAGCCGTCAGTTGACACTTATAGACGAGGCCCTTGTACGCATCGCGGATGAAGAATACGGCAAATGCCAGAACTGTGAAAAGGCCATTAATCCAAAACGGCTCGGCGCGATCCCTTGGGCACGATATTGTCTTGATTGTCAGGCACTGTTGGAGCAAGGCCTGCTTGACGAAGAATGATCTTTGACCGAGCCAGAGACTTGGCGATCTCCCTTCTATACCCTCAGGGCTGCAAGATCTGCGGCAAATTGATCGAAAATTCTGATGACGGCGTTGCTTGCGGCGATTGTTGGCGGCAGACGCACATCTTTAGCGGCGACGAGATCCTGTGCGGCAAATGCGGGGCTCTGCTCGGCACACAAGGCGGCCCGCTTGCTGTTCGCTGTCATAGATGCGATGAGCAGCATTTTGACCATGCAAAGGCTATCGGCGTTCATGAATTCGCTTTGGCAGCTTCGATCAATCACTTAAAGAGATATCCGGATATTCCGAAGCATTTACGGAACTTGATCGAAAGCTGCTCCGCGACATTGCCTTTCACGAATATCGATCTCCTTATGCCCGTGCCTCTCTCATCGCAGCGACTGCTCGAGCGCGGATTCGATCAGGCATTGCTTATTGCAAGGATCGCGGCAAAGATGCTTGACCTGCCGATAGACGGTCATTCCCTTTCGAGGACGCGGCACACGCCAGTTCACCGTGTCGGCATGGATCGCAAGGCCCGCGAATTGACTCTCAATAATGTGTTCGATGTCGTAAGGCCGAAGCTCATTGCGGGCCGAAATATTCTTCTCGTAGATGACGTCTTTACAACAGGAGCAACGACGTCAGCTTGTGCCGCCGCTCTCAAAAAAGCAGGCGCGGCGAGCGTCAATGTTTTCACGCTCGCACGCGCCGTTCTGAATTAAGACCGCTCTTTACGGATTATCGCTCTGCGGAGCGGGTATGTCACCGTTCAGCCCGAATTGGAAGATCCTTGTCGAGCCGTTCGAACTGTTGACGATGTACCACACGCCGTTCGACGGCCGAAAGACCGCGATGTCATCCTTGCCGTCGCCGTCATAATCGCCGACCGCTGGCACATCGCCGCTGATGCCCCATTGCTGAGCATAAAAGCCTGCCGTGCTTCGATTCTGATACCAAATACCGGTCGACGGGCGAAAGACGGCTTGATCGGCCTTCCCGTCAAAATCATAATCGCCGGGTACCGGCACATCGCCCGCCATGCCGAAGTGCGTAACGACATACTGCCCGTTGATGCTGTTCAGCCGATGCCAATCGCCGTCGCTCGGACGCCATACGCTTATATCGGATTTGCCGTCAGTGTCGTAGTCGGCCGCAACCGGAATATCGCCGTTCTGCCCGAACGGAACAACGAGATAGTTATTGGGATCCGTTGTGCGGCGTATCCACCATGTGCCGGTCGAGGGCCGGAAAACGGCTATATCCGCTTTTGCATCGCCGTCAAAGTCGCCTTGTGCAGGAATGTCGCCCGCAGAACCGAACGGCACAACACCCGCGGTTGAATCACTGCTTCGAAAGTAGTACCAGACATTTGTCGATGGCCGATACACCGCGATGTCCGAGATGTTGTCACCGTCGTAATCCTCAACGACGGGTTGGTCGCCATTCAATCCGAATTGCTGAATGCGATAGGTACTGTCCGAGCTGTTATAGGCGTACCACATTCCGGTCGAGGGACGAAAAACGGAAATGTCGGTCTTAAAGTCGCCGTCGAGGTCGGCTGACGCTTTTGCTCTTACGATCTTCTCGAGCGTTCCGGTCGTGTTGGCGATTCCGACCGTGTACAACTCGCCATCGTCATCCTCACCAAATGAGGAATAAAGACGGGTGGTATCAAGCAATGCGATCGTGTTCTGTTCGTTTATAAAGACCTCGCCCGTACAATAATCGCCGTAAACGTACGTGCCGGGCACGAAAGTATTCTGTGTGCCTCGGTAAACATATCCGCCGACCACGCTGCAGCGCGAACCTGTTTGATATTGATAGATCGGCATGAGATAGTTCGCCGGATTGCAAAGGCCGGGGTCGTTTCCCGTACACTGCGTTCCTTCATAAACACGCCATCCGTAATTGCCGCCGAGCGTAATGATATCGACCTCTTCGATCGCGTTTTGGCCTACATCGCCGACCCAAAGCTGATGCGTGCCGCCGCGGTCGAACGACCAACGATACGGATTGCGCATTCCTATTGTGTAGATCTCATCCGCACCGGGTGTCGCACCTGCGTATGGATTTGTCGGAGGAATATTGTAGGGCGGCACCTGAGTCTCAGGGACATTCACATCGATCCGAAGGAATTTACCGAGAAGCGAATTAATGTTCTGTGCATTGGCCAGAGGATCATTGCCCGAGCCGCCGTCGCCTGTTGCGGCATAAAGATAACCGTCATCAGGGCCGAATGCGATCGTTCCGCCGTTATGATTTGAGGCCAGCGTGTGCGGGATCGTGATCAACACACGGGCCGTACTCGGATCGCCCTTATTCGGGTCGTTCGGAAATACCTTGTACTCAGCGATCTGAATTGCTCCGTCACTGCTTCGCGTGTAATAAACATAGAACTTCCGGTTATTCGTAAAATCCGGATGAAACGCAAGCCCCAATAGCCCACGCTCATTGCCGGAACTGCTGACCACGCCGGAAAGGTTGATGAAGTCCGTCGTGGCCGAAGCCCCGGGCTGCAAGACCTTAATGATACCGCGCTGCTGTACCACGAAAATTCGCTTTGTTCCATCGCGAACTGTAACCATATGAACCGGCAAGGCGAGTCCGGAAAGGACCGGGATAGTGCGGATCTTCAGCGGCGACGGTGCGGCAAAGGTTGGGCCGCCGGTCAAAAATGCCATAAGCGTCAAGGCCGCAACGGCAAAAAGAACTATTCGTTTCATTTGAACTCCTAAGAACGCGCAAGCACTCCTAAATAACGGAAGCTGTACCTGCGGAAATCTGGACAAGCTTGAATGAACACTTGTCGGTGATGCGATTAAAACCGGTTAAAACCAGAATGATTGTACAACTGAACGGCGATCCGCCGCAACACACCTAGAGCCTGTAGTGTACACCTTTTTTTCGCAATGCTTCGTCCTCATTTTCGAGGTTCTGAAGGCGCAGCGTGATATCGGCGGTCATCTCAGGCCCGGCGCACTCGCCCCGCTTGAGTGCGGCAAAGCCGGCAGCGGCTATCATAGCTGCATTATCGGTGGAAAGATGCTTTGAAGGGAAATATACAGGAATGCCCAGCCGTTCTGCCGCTGCCTCAGCAGCTTCCTTAAGCGCAAGGTTACAAGCGACGCCGCCGGCAACTATGAGCGTACGAGGAAGCAGGTCTTTGGCGAGCTTTTCAAGCGTACCGACAAGGGCCTTGATCACAGCAGATTGAAAACCGGCGGCAATGTCACGCACCTCGGGCGACGGCTCGTTCTCAATAATGTTGATCTCATTCTCGCGCAAATAACGTGAAACCGCGGTCTTAAGTCCGCTAAAGCTCAGATCGGGGCGGCCGTCGGAGATCTTCGCTTGAGGAAAATGAACCTTTCCGGCATTAACGCCCTTGGCCAACCGTTCGATCACAGGGCCGCCGGGATAGCCGAGCCCAAGCATCTTCGCAACCTTATCGAATGCCTCGCCGGCGGCGTCATCACGGGTACGCGAGACGACCTTATACTTCCCTTCCTCCGGAATATAAAAAATGTTCGTATGCCCGCCGGAAACGATCAATGCGAGAGCGGGATATTCGACCGGCGGATTCTCGAAAACGATCGAATATACGTGGCCTTCTATATGATTTACGCCCACGATCGGAATATCAAGGCCGTACGCCAAGGCCTTTGCGTAACAAACGCCAACAAGCAGCGAACCGATCAGCCCCGGCCCTTGCGTTACCGCGATCGCATCGATATCGCTGAGCCTCGTGCCCGCACGCTCAAGAGCCTCGTTTACAACAGGCTCGATCTTTTCGAGATGCTCACGCGAGGCGATCTCAGGGACGACGCCGCCCCACTCGCGGTGAATATCGACCTGCGAGGCAATGACCGACGATAAAATTTCGCGGCCGTCCCGCACCAAAGCCGCCGCCGTCTCATCACAAGAGCTTTCGATACCAAGTATGATCATCTGCTGAACACACTGCCCTCCGCCGAACCTTGATTAGCGAACACGTCGAACACCTCTCTTGAGTAGCTGACGCCTTCCGGAAATTGCCGCATCATTTCATCACGCAGTTGGGCGGCGTCACGCTCCAAATACTCATTGAGTGCCGCCTGATCCTCGGCAAAATAGGCGGTCCGGTATTTGCCCTCGCGGCCGGCAAAGATCGCGTGGATGAACCGCCGCGTCGCAAGCACCTCAGTTATGTGCACCGTAACCATATAGCTTTCGTATGTTTCCCTTTGATCCGGCGCCACACTAGCTGTTACTTCATAAACGATCATAATTACTTTCGCAGCGAACCGCCGCAGCCTCGAACCGCCGTCATACCATACACTTTACCTATCGCAAGCCCGCTTGTGAAAACCAGCCGCCTCGAAAATGCTGTATATGCGAACGATCACGGTAGCCGCACCGCCGGCTTTGTCTTAAAGTTCTGCCCCGACAGCGGCACGTTCGCCGATATGAATGATTGACTTTCGCTCCGAACAGGCATATTACGGAAACGTAGGGAATGTTTTTGAAAGGAGGCTGAATATGAAAAGGAAAGCACTTGCGGTCATAACATCGCTTATCGTCGCTGTCGGCACGATAATGATAGTCGAGATGATCAACTCAACGATCCTGCCTATCGAAGGCAGCGTGATGGCACGCAACCCCGACACCGTCCGCGAAGCAATGACGTCGCGTCCCGATCTCGGATTTATCGTCGTGGTGATCGGCTATGTCCTGGCTGCATTCGGTGCCGGTTTCATCGTAACCAAGATGTCACGTCGCGAAGGCGGCAGTCTTCACCTGGCGATATTATGCGGTGTCATTCTGACCGCTTTGGGTATCGCGAACATCGTGCTGTTTCCCGGCCATCCGATGTGGTTCATCGCCCTGATGCTGATCTCGTTC from Chloracidobacterium sp. includes these protein-coding regions:
- the deoC gene encoding deoxyribose-phosphate aldolase, whose product is MSGEESYPTFCRADVERIVDAGAQRIGIVLGETATARDWASLIDHTLLKPEASYKDIKKLCEEAAQYGFASVCVNPAWVKQAAEFLKGSGVPVCTVIGFPLGATLPDVKAYEARRAIFDGAREVDMVINVGQLKSGDDCAVEDDIRAVVKAAHEAHVLCKVIIETALLTDDEKVRACIASKNAGADFVKTSTGFAKGGATAHDVALMRRTVGESLGVKASGGVKGIGDARAMFEAGATRIGASVGVKIAQEASGQKVTAGTSSY
- a CDS encoding RpiB/LacA/LacB family sugar-phosphate isomerase is translated as MNETDSEKRDRVRELVRQVLAAVPGEARTSVEPEAHPPQHIVVNSLRDRAEREWERDESSKTLITENDLRGLEEGSRVRVAADVKFTPLASDLVRDLNIVLIRKHPRSSGIKVRSVAIGCDHGGFKFKEQLKVFLGDLGLNVRDFGTETEDAVDYPDFAHAVARAVSGKQADVGIIIDGAGIGSAMAANKVPGVRAAQVYSVALAKNSREHNGANILTLGSGQNSFEEVKAIVEAFLTTEISEERHKKRVGKIDAIDRQYRS
- the hpt gene encoding hypoxanthine phosphoribosyltransferase; translated protein: MTSEFAQAVSTEFSNPNFEILYSAERINERICELGAQLTAEYAGKELVLVSVLKGSCVFLADLMRVIDLPLTIDFMSVSSYKDGTVSTGDVEILKDLSNPIRGKHVLVVEDIVDTGLTLTRLIEILGSRGAASIKIATFLDKPEPRIKKELIVDYTGFVIPNKFVVGYGLDAAGRYRNLPFVGIVTDPSKA
- the rplU gene encoding 50S ribosomal protein L21 translates to MSYAIIRTGGKQFAVESGQTLRVPKIEAEAGTKVDVETLFADGKVGASTLKATVVSHGKDDKVIVFKKKRRKQYKRKQGHRQGFTEITID
- the rpmA gene encoding 50S ribosomal protein L27; translated protein: MAHKKGVGSSRNGRDSNAQRLGLKKFGGQHVLGGNILARQRGTKWKPGNNVGRGKDDTLFALIEGFVKFEDKGRKGKFISVYVEGAPELAPAA
- a CDS encoding chloride channel protein is translated as MTDGTVAENTGFWTRFENSSAADLGDFTTKRRIIRISGLAIVIGTAAAGIAWLLLRLIAFFTNVFFYHRLSFESVSPAGNTLGWLIIFVPVIGGVIIGIMARYGSERIRGHGIPEAIESILLNGSRVQPKIALLKPLSSAVSIGSGGPFGAEGPIIMTGGAFGSMIAQFFRLTSSERKTLLVAGAAAGMAATFGAPIASVLLAVELLLFEWKPRSMIPVALACAAATTARRYLLDPAPLFPAGPFPGFVGFDGLLGCVVAGVLAGVLSLLLTKGVYASEDAFAKLPIHWMWWPAIGGVAVGVGGLIFPQSLGVGYDVIRGFLQTEAPIKVLMGVLIVKSSIWIISLGSGTSGGVLAPLLMMGGALGGVLSGILPAEGVGFWPLVCMGAILGGTMRAPFTGIVFALELTHDINMLLPLLTAVTIAHAFTVLTLGRSILTEKIARRGYHMSREYSLDPMEITFAREVMRTDIDALHEGRTNKELARLISSDLSDRVQHMYPVVDADDRLVGVVTRRDLRAAIQRADRDPNGRLSEITHYDPQVVFDDEPLRPVVERMAATGITRFPVVDREDPTRLLGTISLNNLLSARVLHLEAETRREQVLQLPSVLAMAKARAKSARGSEQKDDHDEDGA
- the obgE gene encoding GTPase ObgE; the encoded protein is MFLDRVKIRVKAGDGGNGVTAFRREKFVPRGGPSGGDGGVGGSVWIESSEGLNTLLHLRYNPEHKAERGRHGEGSNRFGKDGADTTVGVPVGTQVFDAATDELLFDFTEPGQRYLAAKGGKGGWGNAHFATATRQAPKFHYDGRPGEERELQLELKLIADVGLVGYPNAGKSTLISVISAAKPKIADYPFTTLEPNLGVVDMGDYRTLVVADIPGLIEGASDGAGLGHRFLRHVERTKLILHLVDISSLSGRDPVSDYEVINRELAKYDANLAEREQIVVATKIDSLDDPERLENLKARVKKDKRRFFAISSVANRGIKELMTAVADRIFRPEEDR
- the nadD gene encoding nicotinate (nicotinamide) nucleotide adenylyltransferase, giving the protein MKITAFYGGSFDPVHNGHIAVARQLLQHTPLDSVVLVPAFHAPHKVRLQPTSAYDRYAMLCLATEADPGISVSRMEIEAPERPYSLETLTRILESTTPEEVFFVIGADSWRDIRTWREWETVLTMVNILVVTRPGVELAAAHVSDKVRDRIIDLRGFDDLQFSNGLHVYFTDLVNMDVSATEIRQKVRRDDASWRSDVPANVVNYIEKYRIYK